A single Streptomyces sp. Edi2 DNA region contains:
- a CDS encoding LacI family DNA-binding transcriptional regulator: MTDTARGTSRRYGTRPTMKDVAARAGVGLKTVSRVVNGEPGVTPDTERRVQESITALGFRRNDSARILRKGRTASIGLVLEDLADPFYGPLNRTVEEVARGHGALLINGSSAEDPAREQELVLALCARRVDGLVIIPAADDHRYLEPEIAAGIATVFVDRPPGRIDADVVVSDNFGGAQDAVAHLIAHGHRRIGFIGDQPRIHTARERLRGYRTAMAAAGLPVDDSWVALGSTAPERVRAAATAMLAAPEPVTALFAGNNRVTVTAVRVLGEHPRPVALVGFDDFELADLVRPAITVVAQDPACMGRTAAGLLFRRLEGTEDPPQRREIPTSLIARGSGEIPPAES; this comes from the coding sequence CTCCCGCGTGGTCAACGGCGAACCGGGCGTCACCCCGGACACCGAGCGACGCGTCCAGGAATCGATCACCGCCCTGGGGTTCCGCCGTAACGACTCGGCCCGGATCCTGCGCAAAGGGCGTACCGCCAGCATCGGTCTGGTGCTGGAAGATCTCGCGGACCCGTTCTACGGCCCGCTCAACCGCACCGTCGAGGAAGTCGCCCGCGGCCACGGGGCGCTGCTGATCAACGGCTCCAGCGCCGAGGACCCGGCGCGCGAACAGGAGTTGGTGCTGGCGCTGTGCGCACGGCGGGTCGACGGGCTGGTCATCATCCCGGCCGCCGACGACCACCGCTATCTGGAACCCGAGATCGCGGCCGGGATAGCGACCGTCTTCGTGGACCGCCCGCCCGGCCGGATCGATGCGGACGTCGTGGTCTCCGACAACTTCGGCGGCGCCCAGGACGCGGTGGCCCACCTCATCGCACACGGCCACCGCCGGATCGGCTTCATCGGTGACCAGCCGCGGATCCACACCGCGCGCGAACGGCTGCGCGGCTACCGCACGGCAATGGCCGCGGCGGGCCTGCCCGTTGACGACTCCTGGGTGGCGCTGGGCTCCACGGCGCCCGAGCGGGTACGCGCCGCCGCCACCGCGATGCTGGCCGCCCCCGAGCCGGTCACCGCCCTCTTCGCGGGCAACAACCGGGTCACCGTCACCGCCGTACGCGTCCTCGGCGAACACCCGCGCCCGGTCGCGCTGGTGGGCTTCGACGACTTCGAACTGGCCGATCTCGTCCGGCCCGCGATCACCGTCGTCGCCCAGGATCCGGCGTGCATGGGCCGGACGGCCGCCGGTCTGCTCTTCCGGCGTCTGGAGGGCACCGAGGACCCGCCGCAGCGCAGGGAGATCCCCACCAGCCTGATCGCCCGCGGCTCGGGCGAGATCCCGCCCGCGGAGAGCTGA
- a CDS encoding electron transfer flavoprotein subunit beta/FixA family protein, protein MSLRIVVCVKYVPDATGDRHFAEDLTVDRDDVDGLLSELDEYAVEQALQIKEAADDAEITVLTVGPEDANDALRKALSMGADKAVHVEDDDLHGTDALGTSLVLAKAIEKTGYDLVVCGMASTDGTMGVLPALLAERLNVPQVTQLSEVSVDGGKVTGRRDGDTATEQLEAALPAVVSVTDQSGEARYPSFKGIMAAKKKPVESLDLEDLEIEADEVGLEGAWTKVDGATERPARTAGTIVKDEGEGGKQLAEFLAGQKFI, encoded by the coding sequence GTGAGCCTGAGGATCGTTGTCTGTGTGAAGTACGTGCCCGACGCCACCGGCGACCGGCACTTCGCCGAGGACCTGACCGTCGACCGTGACGACGTGGACGGTCTGCTCTCGGAGCTCGACGAGTACGCCGTCGAGCAGGCCCTGCAGATCAAGGAAGCCGCCGACGACGCGGAGATCACGGTTCTCACCGTCGGCCCCGAGGACGCCAACGACGCGCTGCGCAAGGCGCTGTCGATGGGCGCCGACAAGGCCGTCCACGTCGAGGACGACGACCTGCACGGCACCGACGCGCTCGGCACCTCGCTGGTGCTGGCCAAGGCCATCGAGAAGACCGGTTACGACCTGGTCGTCTGCGGTATGGCCTCCACCGACGGCACGATGGGTGTGCTGCCCGCGCTGCTCGCCGAGCGCCTGAACGTTCCTCAGGTCACCCAGCTCTCCGAGGTGTCCGTCGACGGCGGCAAGGTCACCGGGCGCCGCGACGGCGACACCGCCACCGAGCAGCTGGAGGCCGCGCTGCCGGCCGTCGTGTCCGTCACCGACCAGTCGGGCGAGGCGCGTTACCCCTCCTTCAAGGGCATCATGGCCGCCAAGAAGAAGCCGGTGGAGTCCCTGGACCTGGAGGACCTGGAGATCGAGGCGGACGAGGTCGGCCTCGAGGGCGCCTGGACCAAGGTCGACGGCGCCACCGAGCGTCCGGCCCGCACCGCGGGCACGATCGTCAAGGACGAGGGCGAGGGCGGCAAGCAGCTCGCCGAGTTCCTCGCGGGCCAGAAGTTCATCTGA
- a CDS encoding low specificity L-threonine aldolase, translated as MADPRAVTGAKTDARRHHDPEIRGFASDNYAGAHPEVLAALALANGGHQVAYGEDEYTEHLQRVFRSHFGQRAEAFPVFNGTGANVVALQAVTDRWGAVIAAESAHIHVDECGAPERIGGLKLLTVPTEDGKLTPELIDREAYGWDDEHRAMPQVVSITQSTELGTVYTPDEIRAICEHAHERNMVVHLDGSRIANAAATLDVPMRAFTYAVGVDILSFGGTKNGAVFGEAVVVLNPDRVRAMKHLRKLSMQLASKMRFVSVQLEALLAKDLWLRNARHANTMAQRLAAGVREIGGVEILYPVQSNGVFARLPHEVSERLQKRYRFYFWDESAGVVRWMCAFDTAEEDVDGFLAALREEMGR; from the coding sequence GTGGCTGACCCCCGAGCCGTGACCGGAGCGAAGACCGACGCCCGGCGGCATCACGACCCCGAGATACGCGGCTTCGCCAGCGACAACTACGCCGGCGCCCACCCCGAGGTGCTCGCCGCGCTCGCCCTTGCCAACGGCGGCCATCAGGTCGCCTACGGCGAGGACGAGTACACCGAGCACCTGCAGCGGGTCTTCCGCAGCCACTTCGGGCAGCGCGCCGAGGCGTTCCCGGTGTTCAACGGCACCGGCGCCAATGTCGTCGCCCTGCAGGCCGTGACCGACCGCTGGGGTGCGGTGATCGCCGCCGAGTCCGCGCACATCCATGTCGACGAGTGCGGCGCGCCCGAGCGGATCGGCGGGCTCAAGCTGCTCACCGTGCCCACCGAGGACGGCAAGCTCACCCCCGAGCTGATCGACCGCGAGGCGTACGGCTGGGACGACGAGCACCGCGCCATGCCGCAGGTCGTCTCGATCACCCAGAGCACGGAGCTCGGCACGGTCTACACACCCGACGAGATCCGGGCGATCTGTGAACACGCGCACGAGCGCAACATGGTGGTGCACCTCGACGGCTCGCGGATCGCCAACGCCGCGGCGACGCTCGATGTTCCGATGCGGGCGTTCACCTACGCCGTGGGCGTCGACATCCTCTCCTTCGGCGGCACGAAGAACGGCGCTGTCTTCGGTGAGGCCGTGGTCGTGCTCAACCCCGACCGGGTGCGCGCCATGAAGCACCTGCGCAAGCTGTCCATGCAGCTGGCCTCCAAGATGCGCTTCGTCTCCGTCCAGCTGGAGGCGCTGCTCGCCAAGGACCTGTGGCTGCGTAACGCCCGGCACGCCAACACCATGGCGCAGCGGCTGGCGGCCGGGGTGCGGGAGATCGGCGGGGTGGAGATCCTTTACCCCGTGCAGTCCAACGGCGTGTTCGCCCGGCTGCCGCACGAGGTGAGCGAGCGGCTGCAGAAGCGCTACCGCTTCTACTTCTGGGACGAGTCGGCGGGTGTGGTGCGCTGGATGTGCGCGTTCGACACCGCCGAGGAGGACGTCGACGGCTTCCTCGCCGCGCTCCGCGAGGAGATGGGCCGCTAG
- a CDS encoding flavin reductase family protein translates to MTASPGLGTPRTASPELLRSVFRQHAAGVAVITAHGSRPVGFTATSLTSVAADPPLLSFGIGTGASSWPAVSEAEHIGVHILGEHQQELAATFARSGADRFGPATSWRTGPEGVPLLDGVLAWLVCEVVARVPAGDHRIVLARPVVGDPAGPGRPLLYHQGRFNALRD, encoded by the coding sequence ATGACGGCCTCGCCCGGCCTCGGCACGCCACGTACCGCCTCCCCCGAGCTGCTGCGCTCGGTCTTCCGGCAGCACGCCGCCGGCGTCGCGGTGATCACCGCGCACGGCTCCCGCCCCGTCGGCTTCACCGCCACCTCCCTCACCTCCGTCGCCGCGGACCCGCCGCTGCTCTCGTTCGGCATCGGCACCGGTGCCTCCAGCTGGCCGGCCGTCTCGGAGGCCGAACACATCGGCGTCCACATACTCGGCGAGCACCAGCAGGAACTGGCCGCCACCTTCGCGCGCAGCGGCGCCGACCGCTTCGGTCCCGCCACGTCCTGGCGCACCGGCCCCGAGGGGGTGCCCCTCCTGGACGGCGTACTGGCCTGGCTGGTGTGCGAGGTCGTGGCGCGGGTACCGGCCGGTGACCACCGCATCGTGCTCGCCCGGCCCGTCGTCGGCGACCCCGCGGGGCCCGGCCGTCCGCTGCTCTACCACCAGGGCCGCTTCAACGCGCTGCGGGACTGA
- a CDS encoding DinB family protein — MTWIAPPIERRELPTAAGEREMLQGWLDYHRDTLLAKCAGLTPDQLVEASAAPSTLTLLGLVRHMADVERTWFRVRFLGQRIGDLYFTGDDPDADFHDADPAGAERDVAVFRAEIEACDKAVADRGLDETFTTRRGRTLNLRWIYVHMIEEYARHNGHADLLRERIDGATGD, encoded by the coding sequence ATGACGTGGATCGCACCCCCCATCGAACGCAGAGAACTCCCGACCGCGGCCGGCGAACGGGAGATGCTGCAAGGCTGGCTCGACTATCACCGCGACACCCTGCTCGCCAAGTGCGCGGGCCTGACGCCCGACCAGCTCGTCGAGGCGAGCGCCGCACCCTCCACCCTCACGCTGCTCGGTCTGGTACGCCACATGGCCGACGTCGAACGCACCTGGTTCCGGGTGCGCTTCCTCGGGCAGCGGATCGGCGATCTCTACTTCACCGGGGACGACCCGGACGCCGACTTCCACGACGCGGACCCGGCCGGCGCGGAGCGTGATGTCGCCGTCTTCCGTGCCGAGATCGAGGCATGCGACAAGGCGGTGGCGGACCGCGGGCTGGACGAGACCTTCACCACGCGCCGGGGACGCACGCTCAACCTGCGCTGGATCTATGTCCACATGATCGAGGAGTACGCCCGGCACAACGGCCACGCGGACCTGCTGCGCGAACGGATCGACGGGGCCACGGGCGACTGA
- a CDS encoding TetR/AcrR family transcriptional regulator gives MPKQVDREARRREVVDALFRVVVRDGLQRASLRTVADEAGLNIGSVRHYFAGQEELMRFAMRSMVDRVGDRLQRRIDELGDLDGLSGPEIRRCAMELLSELLPLNDSRRAEVTVLVDFSTAARTHPGIDDLARETATGTRTLVRRILTRLDTAGGLRADLTLDTETERLTSLLDGLAFTAVLRPDVLDAQTCATVLRAHLDDLAPATG, from the coding sequence ATGCCCAAACAGGTGGACCGAGAAGCCCGGCGCCGCGAGGTCGTCGACGCCCTCTTCCGCGTCGTCGTACGCGACGGCCTCCAGCGCGCCTCGCTGCGCACCGTCGCGGACGAGGCCGGGCTCAACATCGGTTCGGTCCGGCACTACTTCGCCGGCCAGGAAGAGCTGATGCGCTTTGCGATGCGGTCGATGGTCGACCGGGTCGGCGACAGACTCCAGCGCCGTATCGACGAGTTGGGCGATCTGGACGGACTTTCGGGGCCCGAGATCCGCCGCTGCGCGATGGAACTGCTCTCCGAGCTGCTGCCCCTGAACGACAGCCGGCGCGCCGAGGTCACCGTCCTCGTCGACTTCTCCACCGCCGCCCGGACCCACCCCGGGATCGACGACCTCGCCCGGGAGACCGCCACCGGCACCCGGACCCTCGTCCGCCGCATCCTCACCCGCCTCGACACGGCGGGCGGGCTGCGCGCGGATCTCACCCTCGACACCGAGACCGAGCGGCTGACGTCCCTCCTGGACGGCCTCGCTTTCACCGCCGTACTACGGCCCGACGTACTGGACGCGCAGACCTGCGCCACGGTCCTGCGCGCCCATCTCGACGACCTGGCGCCGGCTACGGGCTGA
- a CDS encoding thioredoxin family protein gives MHKRDDGARLGAAEIGAELGERATLLQFSSAFCQPCRATRRTLAEVAGMVEGVAHVEIDAEDHLDLVRHLKVLRTPTVLVLDADGAIVRRASGQPRKADVIAALGAAVRD, from the coding sequence GTGCACAAGCGGGACGACGGGGCGCGGCTCGGGGCCGCCGAGATCGGCGCGGAGCTGGGGGAGCGGGCCACCCTGCTGCAGTTCTCCAGCGCCTTCTGCCAGCCCTGCCGGGCCACCCGGCGCACCCTGGCCGAGGTCGCCGGCATGGTCGAGGGGGTGGCCCATGTCGAGATCGACGCGGAGGACCATCTGGACCTCGTACGCCACCTGAAGGTGCTGCGCACTCCCACGGTGCTGGTGCTCGACGCGGACGGCGCGATCGTGCGCCGCGCCTCCGGGCAGCCCCGGAAGGCCGATGTCATCGCGGCGCTGGGCGCGGCGGTCCGTGATTGA
- a CDS encoding transglutaminase family protein → MELIQNAPEISAYLAADEVIDHDHPHVRATAAALAAEAPDAYAYAKGAFEFVRDAIPHSADSGDPRVTWRASDVLALRTGICYAKTHALVALLRAEGIPAGLCYQKLDTVHGLIAVRLPGEDRWARQDPRGNKPGVDARFRLDREQLAFPVRPECNEVDYPVLFAEPHPAVLQCLQEAVDRPHLWQMLPTDL, encoded by the coding sequence ATGGAACTGATCCAGAACGCCCCGGAAATTTCTGCCTATTTGGCGGCCGACGAGGTCATCGACCATGACCATCCGCACGTCCGGGCCACTGCCGCCGCCCTCGCCGCCGAAGCTCCCGATGCATACGCATACGCCAAGGGCGCCTTCGAGTTCGTCCGCGATGCCATCCCGCACAGCGCGGACTCCGGTGACCCGCGCGTCACCTGGCGCGCCTCGGACGTGCTCGCGCTGCGCACCGGCATCTGCTACGCCAAGACGCATGCGCTGGTGGCCCTGCTGCGGGCGGAGGGCATCCCCGCCGGGCTGTGCTACCAGAAGCTCGACACCGTCCACGGTCTGATCGCCGTCCGGCTGCCCGGCGAGGATCGCTGGGCGCGGCAGGATCCGCGGGGCAACAAGCCGGGCGTCGACGCACGGTTCCGCCTGGACCGTGAGCAGCTGGCCTTCCCTGTGCGCCCTGAGTGCAACGAAGTGGACTACCCAGTGCTATTTGCTGAACCGCACCCGGCCGTGCTGCAATGCCTCCAGGAGGCCGTCGACCGGCCTCACCTCTGGCAGATGCTCCCCACCGATCTCTGA
- a CDS encoding lysophospholipid acyltransferase family protein, producing the protein MAELVYPPVIGAARTLFKALDLKFDIAGTDHIPRRGGAVLVSNHIGYLDFVFAGLTARPAKRLVRFMAKESVFRHKVSGPLMRAMKHIPVDRAQGMHAYKHALSALRSGEIIGVFPEATISESFTLKTFKSGAVRLAQEAGVPLLPVALWGTQRLWTKGHKRDLGRHHLPITIRVGEPMEADPAEQAEKITDRLRARVQDLLEAAQRAYPVRPKDAEDTWWMPAHLGGTAPAAPGTAG; encoded by the coding sequence ATGGCAGAGCTCGTCTATCCGCCGGTGATCGGCGCCGCCCGCACCCTCTTCAAGGCGCTCGATCTGAAATTCGACATCGCCGGGACGGACCATATTCCGCGCCGTGGCGGGGCGGTTCTGGTGAGCAATCACATCGGGTACCTGGACTTCGTCTTCGCCGGACTGACGGCGCGTCCCGCCAAGCGGCTGGTGCGCTTCATGGCGAAGGAGTCGGTGTTCCGGCACAAGGTGTCCGGGCCGTTGATGCGCGCGATGAAGCACATCCCCGTGGACCGTGCGCAGGGGATGCACGCCTACAAGCACGCACTGTCCGCCCTGCGTTCGGGCGAAATCATCGGGGTCTTCCCCGAGGCGACGATCTCCGAGTCCTTCACCCTGAAGACCTTCAAGTCGGGTGCGGTGCGGCTGGCCCAGGAGGCCGGGGTGCCGCTGCTGCCGGTGGCGCTGTGGGGCACCCAGCGGCTGTGGACCAAGGGCCACAAGCGCGATCTGGGCCGTCACCACCTCCCGATAACGATCCGGGTGGGCGAGCCGATGGAGGCCGATCCGGCCGAGCAGGCCGAGAAGATCACCGACCGGCTGCGGGCCCGGGTGCAGGACCTGCTGGAGGCGGCGCAGCGGGCCTACCCCGTACGCCCCAAGGACGCCGAGGACACCTGGTGGATGCCGGCCCACCTCGGCGGCACGGCGCCCGCCGCGCCCGGCACCGCCGGATAG
- a CDS encoding SDR family NAD(P)-dependent oxidoreductase, producing MVTSTGGQGPLEGAVIAVAGAAGPAGRATLLRLAEAGAVVVGSDSNAERLAEAVDAARYAHGGATVIGDTVDLFDIDQTREWAARTEKEFGRIDGLVHLVGGWRGSSTFAETDLADWDMLHKLLVRTVQHTSLAFHEALERSGNGRFLLTSAAGAGKPTGGNAAYAASKAAAEAWTLAMADGFRKSGGEQGPRAAAAILIVKALVNDQMRAERPNAKFAGFTDVTELAEAIAGVWSRPAQEVNGQRLWLTPEP from the coding sequence ATGGTGACTTCGACGGGCGGCCAGGGGCCGCTGGAGGGTGCGGTCATCGCGGTGGCGGGCGCGGCAGGTCCGGCCGGCCGCGCGACCCTGCTGCGACTGGCCGAAGCGGGTGCGGTGGTGGTCGGCTCGGACTCGAACGCCGAGCGGCTGGCGGAGGCCGTGGACGCGGCCCGCTACGCCCACGGCGGCGCCACGGTGATCGGGGACACCGTCGACCTCTTCGACATCGACCAGACCCGCGAATGGGCGGCTCGTACGGAGAAGGAGTTCGGCCGGATCGACGGCCTGGTGCACCTCGTCGGCGGCTGGCGCGGCTCCTCCACCTTCGCGGAGACCGACCTGGCGGACTGGGACATGCTGCACAAGCTGCTGGTCCGCACCGTCCAGCACACCTCGCTCGCCTTCCACGAAGCCCTCGAACGCAGCGGCAACGGCCGCTTCCTCCTCACCAGCGCGGCCGGCGCCGGCAAGCCCACCGGGGGCAACGCCGCCTATGCCGCCTCCAAGGCCGCCGCCGAGGCCTGGACGCTCGCCATGGCGGACGGTTTCCGCAAGTCGGGGGGTGAGCAGGGACCGCGCGCCGCGGCTGCGATCCTGATCGTGAAGGCGCTCGTCAACGACCAGATGCGCGCCGAGCGACCGAACGCCAAGTTCGCGGGCTTCACGGATGTCACGGAGCTGGCCGAGGCCATCGCCGGGGTCTGGAGCCGGCCCGCCCAGGAAGTGAATGGACAGCGTCTGTGGCTGACCCCCGAGCCGTGA
- a CDS encoding phenylalanine--tRNA ligase beta subunit-related protein, with protein sequence MPSSSHVSGTTCRLHVSDEVRDLAPGFGYLAVEAHGLTNGPSDEAGAALLDEATRRLAGRLDGRAPQDDPHLAAWRAAYTAFGSKPSRTRNSAEALARRALADGGLPRINRLVDLYNALSVAHLLPVGGEDLDRIQGGMRLVRATGDEPFVTAAGGAETVEHPDAGEVVWCDDEGVTCRRWNWRQGVRTRLTEDSVSALFLLERMAPLPLDALTAAGAELAETLQQACPGARIEVGDIWTP encoded by the coding sequence ATGCCCAGCTCTTCGCACGTCTCCGGCACGACCTGCCGCCTGCATGTCTCCGACGAGGTGCGGGACCTGGCGCCCGGTTTCGGCTACCTCGCCGTCGAAGCCCACGGGCTGACCAACGGGCCCAGTGACGAGGCCGGCGCGGCGCTCCTGGACGAGGCCACCCGCCGCCTCGCCGGGCGGCTGGACGGACGCGCCCCGCAGGACGATCCGCACCTCGCCGCCTGGCGCGCCGCGTACACCGCCTTCGGCAGCAAGCCCTCCCGCACCCGCAACTCCGCCGAGGCGCTGGCCAGACGGGCGCTCGCGGACGGCGGTCTGCCCCGCATCAACCGCCTCGTCGACCTCTACAACGCCCTCAGCGTCGCCCATCTCCTCCCCGTGGGCGGCGAGGACCTGGACCGTATCCAGGGCGGTATGCGGCTCGTGCGGGCCACCGGCGACGAGCCGTTCGTGACCGCGGCCGGCGGCGCCGAGACCGTTGAGCACCCCGATGCGGGCGAGGTGGTCTGGTGTGACGACGAGGGCGTCACCTGCCGCCGCTGGAACTGGCGGCAGGGGGTACGCACCCGCCTCACCGAGGACTCGGTCAGCGCCCTCTTCCTGCTGGAGCGGATGGCTCCCCTGCCCCTCGACGCACTGACCGCCGCGGGCGCCGAGCTGGCCGAGACGCTGCAGCAGGCCTGCCCCGGCGCCCGTATCGAGGTCGGCGACATCTGGACCCCGTGA
- a CDS encoding electron transfer flavoprotein subunit alpha/FixB family protein, translating to MAEVLVYVDHVDGAVRKPTLELLTLARRIGEPVAVHLGANAEDAAKILGEHGAVKVLAADAPEFAEYLVAPKVDALQAAYDAVSPAAVLLPSSAEGKEIAARLALRIGSGIITDAVDVEAGDEGPVATQSVFAASYTTKSRITKGTPVITVKPNSAAPEAAPAAGTVEQLAVTVADSSKGTKIVSRTPRESTGRPDLTEAAIVVSGGRGVNGADNFPVIEALADSLGAAVGASRAAVDAGWYPHTNQVGQTGKSVSPQLYIAAGISGAIQHRAGMQTSKTIVAINKDEEAPIFELVDYGVVGDLFDVVPALTDEVKTRKG from the coding sequence ATGGCTGAAGTCCTTGTCTACGTCGACCACGTGGACGGCGCCGTCCGCAAGCCCACCCTCGAACTGCTCACCCTCGCCCGCCGCATCGGCGAGCCGGTAGCCGTGCACCTCGGTGCGAACGCCGAGGACGCCGCGAAGATCCTCGGTGAGCACGGCGCCGTGAAGGTGCTGGCCGCCGACGCGCCCGAGTTCGCCGAATACCTCGTCGCCCCCAAGGTCGACGCGCTGCAGGCCGCCTACGACGCGGTCTCCCCGGCGGCCGTGCTGCTGCCGTCCTCCGCGGAGGGCAAGGAGATCGCTGCCCGCCTCGCGCTGCGCATCGGCTCCGGCATCATCACCGACGCCGTCGACGTCGAGGCCGGCGACGAGGGCCCGGTGGCCACGCAGTCCGTCTTCGCGGCCTCGTACACCACCAAGTCCCGCATCACCAAGGGCACCCCGGTCATCACCGTCAAGCCCAACTCCGCCGCCCCGGAGGCCGCCCCGGCCGCCGGCACGGTCGAGCAGCTCGCGGTGACCGTCGCCGACTCCTCCAAGGGCACCAAGATCGTCTCGCGCACCCCGCGCGAGTCGACCGGCCGCCCGGACCTGACCGAGGCCGCGATCGTGGTCTCCGGTGGCCGCGGCGTCAACGGCGCCGACAACTTCCCGGTCATCGAGGCGCTTGCCGACTCGCTCGGTGCGGCCGTCGGCGCCTCGCGTGCCGCGGTGGACGCCGGCTGGTACCCGCACACCAACCAGGTCGGCCAGACCGGTAAGTCGGTCTCGCCGCAGCTGTACATCGCGGCGGGCATCTCCGGTGCGATCCAGCACCGCGCCGGTATGCAGACCTCGAAGACGATCGTCGCCATCAACAAGGACGAAGAGGCGCCGATCTTCGAGCTGGTCGACTACGGCGTGGTCGGCGACCTCTTCGACGTCGTCCCGGCCCTCACCGACGAGGTCAAGACCCGCAAGGGCTGA
- a CDS encoding aldolase/citrate lyase family protein, with the protein MGQQESVATSLADTVREGIGAALAQVDADLARRYPGDPGTRQPVHTVYVPGDVVTAGTLRSWGDQALAALDEHAPDAGALAAVLGLPDALAVEVHDRVRAKLTREPVEDLRIDFEDGYGPRPDAEEDEAAARAAALVAAAYREGTAAPCMGIRMKCMEAAVRDRGIRTLDIFLTGLMGAGGLPDGLVLTLPKVTYAEQVTAMVRLLEAFEKAHGLEAGRIGFEIQIETTQSILGADGRATVARMIEAAEGRATSLHYGTFDYSASCGVSAAHQSLDHPVADHAKAVMQVAAAGTGVRLSDGSTNVLPVGPTEQVHAAWRLHHGLVRRSLARAYYQGWDMHPAHLPTRYAAVYAFYREGLEQAAARLAAYVAKAGGDVMDEPATAKALSGYLLRGLDCGAVDTAEVARLTGMTRADLDALAGRPAATV; encoded by the coding sequence ATGGGGCAGCAGGAGAGCGTGGCGACGAGCCTCGCGGACACCGTACGCGAGGGAATCGGGGCCGCCCTCGCCCAGGTGGACGCGGATCTGGCGCGGCGCTACCCGGGCGACCCCGGCACCCGCCAGCCGGTCCACACGGTCTACGTCCCCGGCGATGTCGTCACCGCCGGCACCCTGCGCTCCTGGGGTGACCAGGCGCTCGCCGCCCTCGACGAGCACGCCCCGGACGCCGGTGCGCTCGCCGCCGTCCTCGGCCTCCCCGACGCGCTCGCGGTGGAGGTCCACGACCGGGTCCGCGCCAAGCTGACCCGTGAGCCCGTCGAGGACCTGCGCATCGACTTCGAGGACGGCTACGGCCCCCGCCCCGACGCCGAGGAGGACGAGGCCGCGGCCCGTGCCGCCGCCCTGGTGGCCGCCGCCTACCGGGAAGGCACCGCCGCCCCTTGCATGGGCATCCGGATGAAGTGCATGGAAGCCGCCGTCCGCGACCGCGGTATCCGCACCCTCGACATCTTCCTCACCGGCCTCATGGGGGCCGGCGGCCTGCCCGACGGCCTGGTGCTGACCCTCCCGAAGGTCACCTACGCCGAGCAGGTCACCGCCATGGTCCGGCTGCTGGAGGCCTTCGAGAAGGCGCACGGCCTGGAGGCCGGCCGGATCGGCTTCGAGATCCAGATCGAGACCACCCAGTCGATCCTGGGCGCCGACGGCCGCGCCACCGTCGCCCGCATGATCGAGGCCGCCGAGGGCCGCGCCACCTCCCTGCACTACGGCACCTTCGACTACAGCGCCTCCTGCGGCGTCAGCGCCGCCCACCAGTCCCTCGACCACCCGGTGGCCGACCACGCCAAGGCCGTGATGCAGGTCGCCGCCGCGGGCACCGGCGTCCGTCTCTCCGACGGGTCCACCAATGTCCTGCCGGTCGGCCCGACGGAGCAGGTGCACGCCGCCTGGCGCCTGCACCACGGCCTGGTGCGCCGCTCGCTGGCGCGCGCCTACTACCAGGGCTGGGACATGCACCCCGCCCATCTGCCCACCCGTTACGCGGCGGTCTACGCCTTCTACCGCGAGGGCCTGGAGCAGGCCGCGGCCCGGCTCGCGGCCTATGTCGCCAAGGCCGGCGGCGATGTCATGGACGAGCCCGCCACCGCCAAGGCGCTCAGCGGCTATCTGCTGCGCGGTCTGGACTGCGGCGCCGTGGACACCGCCGAGGTCGCCCGGCTGACCGGAATGACCCGCGCCGACCTGGACGCGCTCGCAGGGCGCCCGGCTGCCACGGTCTGA